From Panthera uncia isolate 11264 chromosome X, Puncia_PCG_1.0, whole genome shotgun sequence, the proteins below share one genomic window:
- the CDK16 gene encoding cyclin-dependent kinase 16 isoform X1, producing the protein MWGWCRRNMPFYGHARGRISGPAVLGEPRAPSTDGYISAAAPESACCGGLCSHSEAAPIRASTSPVGPLPSASHPGLNTQVAMDRMKKIKRQLSMTLRGGRGVDKTNGAPEQIGLDESGGGGGNDLGEVPTRAAPGEPRSGRGPLSSAPEIVHEDLKMGSDGESDQASATSSDEVQSPVRVRMRNHPPRKISTEDINKRLSLPADIRLPEGYLEKLTLNSPIFDKPLSRRLRRVSLSEIGFGKLETYIKLDKLGEGTYATVYKGKSKLTDNLVALKEIRLEHEEGAPCTAIREVSLLKDLKHANIVTLHDIIHTEKSLTLVFEYLDKDLKQYLDDCGNVINMHNVKLFLFQLLRGLAYCHRQKVLHRDLKPQNLLINERGELKLADFGLARAKSIPTKTYSNEVVTLWYRPPDILLGSTDYSTQIDMWGVGCIFYEMATGRPLFPGSTVEEQLHFIFRILGTPTEETWPGILSNEEFKTYNYPKYRAEALLSHAPRSSCPCGRLDSDGADLLTKLLQFEGRNRISAEDAMKHPFFLSLGERIHKLPDTTSIFALKEIQLQKEAGLRSSSMPDSGRPAFRVVDTEF; encoded by the exons ATGTGGGGCTGGTGCCGGCGGAATATGCCATTCTACGGGCATGCCCGGGGCCGTATCAGTGGCCCCGCGGTCCTGGGCGAGCCCCGAGCCCCATCTACAGATGGGTACATCTCTGCCGCCGCACCTGAAAGTGCCTGCTGTGGAGGCCTCTGCTCCCACAGTGAGGCTGCCCCCATACGGGCCAGCACTTCACCAGTTGGTCCCTTACCCtcagccagccacccaggcctcAATACCCAG GTCGCCATGGATCGGATGAAGAAGATCAAGCGGCAGCTGTCGATGACACTCCGAGGGGGCCGAGGTGTGGACAAGACCAATGGTGCCCCTGAACAGATAGGCCTGGATGAGAGTGGGGGTGGTGGCGGCAATGACCTCGGAGAGGTACCCACTCGTGCCGCTCCTGGGGAACCTCGCTCTGGACGGGGCCCTCTCAGTTCTGCACCAG AAATTGTACACGAGGACTTGAAGATGGGGTCTGATGGGGAAAGTGACCAGGCTTCAGCCACGTCCTCCGATGAGGTGCAGTCGCCAGTGAGGGTGCGCATGCGCAACCATCCCCCACGCAAGATCTCCACTGAG GACATCAACAAGCGCCTATCACTACCAGCCGACATCCGGCTGCCTGAGGGCTACCTTGAGAAGCTGACCCTCAATAGCCCCATCTTCGACAAGCCCCTCAGCCGCCGCCTCCGCCGTGTCAGCCTG TCTGAGATTGGCTTTGGGAAACTGGAGACCTACATCAAGCTAGACAAGCTGGGAGAG GGTACCTATGCCACCGTCTACAAAGGCAAAAGCAAGCTCACGGACAACCTTGTGGCACTCAAGGAGATCAGACTGGAACACGAAGAAGGGGCACCCTGCACCGCCATCCGGGAAG TGTCCCTGCTCAAGGACCTCAAACATGCCAACATCGTCACGCTACATGACATTATCCACACGGAGAAGTCCCTCACCCTTGTCTTTGAGTACCTG GACAAGGACCTGAAGCAGTACCTGGATGACTGTGGGAATGTCATCAACATGCACAACGTGAAA CTGTTCCTGTTCCAGCTGCTTCGTGGCCTGGCCTACTGCCACCGGCAGAAGGTGCTACACCGAGACCTCAAGCCCCAAAACCTGCTCATCAACGAGAGAGGAGAGCTCAAGCTGGCCGACTTTG GCCTGGCCCGGGCCAAGTCAATTCCAACGAAGACCTACTCCAATGAGGTGGTGACACTGTGGTACCGGCCCCCCGACATCCTGCTTGGGTCCACGGACTACTCTACCCAGATTGACATGTG GGGTGTGGGCTGCATCTTCTATGAGATGGCCACAGGCCGGCCCCTCTTCCCAGGCTCCACGGTGGAGGAACAGCTGCATTTCATCTTCCGTATCTTAG GAACCCCAACTGAGGAGACGTGGCCAGGCATTCTGTCCAACGAAGAATTTAAGACATACAACTACCCCAAGTATCGAGCCGAGGCCCTTTTGAGCCATGCACCCCG ATCCTCTTGTCCTTGCGGTAGACTTGACAGCGACGGGGCTGACCTCCTCACTAAGCTGCTGCAG TTTGAAGGTCGCAATCGGATCTCCGCAGAGGATGCCATGAAACATCCATTCTTCCTCAGTCTGGGGGAGCGGATCCACAAACTTCCTGACA CTACTTCCATATTTGCACTAAAGGAGATCCAGCTACAAAAGGAGGCCGGCCTTCGGTCTTCGTCAATGCCTGACTCAG GCAGGCCAGCTTTCCGCGTGGTGGACACCGAGTTCTAA
- the CDK16 gene encoding cyclin-dependent kinase 16 isoform X4 codes for MAVAMDRMKKIKRQLSMTLRGGRGVDKTNGAPEQIGLDESGGGGGNDLGEVPTRAAPGEPRSGRGPLSSAPEIVHEDLKMGSDGESDQASATSSDEVQSPVRVRMRNHPPRKISTEDINKRLSLPADIRLPEGYLEKLTLNSPIFDKPLSRRLRRVSLSEIGFGKLETYIKLDKLGEGTYATVYKGKSKLTDNLVALKEIRLEHEEGAPCTAIREVSLLKDLKHANIVTLHDIIHTEKSLTLVFEYLDKDLKQYLDDCGNVINMHNVKLFLFQLLRGLAYCHRQKVLHRDLKPQNLLINERGELKLADFGLARAKSIPTKTYSNEVVTLWYRPPDILLGSTDYSTQIDMWGVGCIFYEMATGRPLFPGSTVEEQLHFIFRILGTPTEETWPGILSNEEFKTYNYPKYRAEALLSHAPRSSCPCGRLDSDGADLLTKLLQFEGRNRISAEDAMKHPFFLSLGERIHKLPDTTSIFALKEIQLQKEAGLRSSSMPDSGRPAFRVVDTEF; via the exons ATGGCG GTCGCCATGGATCGGATGAAGAAGATCAAGCGGCAGCTGTCGATGACACTCCGAGGGGGCCGAGGTGTGGACAAGACCAATGGTGCCCCTGAACAGATAGGCCTGGATGAGAGTGGGGGTGGTGGCGGCAATGACCTCGGAGAGGTACCCACTCGTGCCGCTCCTGGGGAACCTCGCTCTGGACGGGGCCCTCTCAGTTCTGCACCAG AAATTGTACACGAGGACTTGAAGATGGGGTCTGATGGGGAAAGTGACCAGGCTTCAGCCACGTCCTCCGATGAGGTGCAGTCGCCAGTGAGGGTGCGCATGCGCAACCATCCCCCACGCAAGATCTCCACTGAG GACATCAACAAGCGCCTATCACTACCAGCCGACATCCGGCTGCCTGAGGGCTACCTTGAGAAGCTGACCCTCAATAGCCCCATCTTCGACAAGCCCCTCAGCCGCCGCCTCCGCCGTGTCAGCCTG TCTGAGATTGGCTTTGGGAAACTGGAGACCTACATCAAGCTAGACAAGCTGGGAGAG GGTACCTATGCCACCGTCTACAAAGGCAAAAGCAAGCTCACGGACAACCTTGTGGCACTCAAGGAGATCAGACTGGAACACGAAGAAGGGGCACCCTGCACCGCCATCCGGGAAG TGTCCCTGCTCAAGGACCTCAAACATGCCAACATCGTCACGCTACATGACATTATCCACACGGAGAAGTCCCTCACCCTTGTCTTTGAGTACCTG GACAAGGACCTGAAGCAGTACCTGGATGACTGTGGGAATGTCATCAACATGCACAACGTGAAA CTGTTCCTGTTCCAGCTGCTTCGTGGCCTGGCCTACTGCCACCGGCAGAAGGTGCTACACCGAGACCTCAAGCCCCAAAACCTGCTCATCAACGAGAGAGGAGAGCTCAAGCTGGCCGACTTTG GCCTGGCCCGGGCCAAGTCAATTCCAACGAAGACCTACTCCAATGAGGTGGTGACACTGTGGTACCGGCCCCCCGACATCCTGCTTGGGTCCACGGACTACTCTACCCAGATTGACATGTG GGGTGTGGGCTGCATCTTCTATGAGATGGCCACAGGCCGGCCCCTCTTCCCAGGCTCCACGGTGGAGGAACAGCTGCATTTCATCTTCCGTATCTTAG GAACCCCAACTGAGGAGACGTGGCCAGGCATTCTGTCCAACGAAGAATTTAAGACATACAACTACCCCAAGTATCGAGCCGAGGCCCTTTTGAGCCATGCACCCCG ATCCTCTTGTCCTTGCGGTAGACTTGACAGCGACGGGGCTGACCTCCTCACTAAGCTGCTGCAG TTTGAAGGTCGCAATCGGATCTCCGCAGAGGATGCCATGAAACATCCATTCTTCCTCAGTCTGGGGGAGCGGATCCACAAACTTCCTGACA CTACTTCCATATTTGCACTAAAGGAGATCCAGCTACAAAAGGAGGCCGGCCTTCGGTCTTCGTCAATGCCTGACTCAG GCAGGCCAGCTTTCCGCGTGGTGGACACCGAGTTCTAA
- the CDK16 gene encoding cyclin-dependent kinase 16 isoform X2 has protein sequence MWGWCRRNMPFYGHARGRISGPAVLGEPRAPSTDGYISAAAPESACCGGLCSHSEAAPIRASTSPVGPLPSASHPGLNTQVAMDRMKKIKRQLSMTLRGGRGVDKTNGAPEQIGLDESGGGGGNDLGEVPTRAAPGEPRSGRGPLSSAPEIVHEDLKMGSDGESDQASATSSDEVQSPVRVRMRNHPPRKISTEDINKRLSLPADIRLPEGYLEKLTLNSPIFDKPLSRRLRRVSLSEIGFGKLETYIKLDKLGEGTYATVYKGKSKLTDNLVALKEIRLEHEEGAPCTAIREVSLLKDLKHANIVTLHDIIHTEKSLTLVFEYLDKDLKQYLDDCGNVINMHNVKLFLFQLLRGLAYCHRQKVLHRDLKPQNLLINERGELKLADFGLARAKSIPTKTYSNEVVTLWYRPPDILLGSTDYSTQIDMWGVGCIFYEMATGRPLFPGSTVEEQLHFIFRILGTPTEETWPGILSNEEFKTYNYPKYRAEALLSHAPRLDSDGADLLTKLLQFEGRNRISAEDAMKHPFFLSLGERIHKLPDTTSIFALKEIQLQKEAGLRSSSMPDSGRPAFRVVDTEF, from the exons ATGTGGGGCTGGTGCCGGCGGAATATGCCATTCTACGGGCATGCCCGGGGCCGTATCAGTGGCCCCGCGGTCCTGGGCGAGCCCCGAGCCCCATCTACAGATGGGTACATCTCTGCCGCCGCACCTGAAAGTGCCTGCTGTGGAGGCCTCTGCTCCCACAGTGAGGCTGCCCCCATACGGGCCAGCACTTCACCAGTTGGTCCCTTACCCtcagccagccacccaggcctcAATACCCAG GTCGCCATGGATCGGATGAAGAAGATCAAGCGGCAGCTGTCGATGACACTCCGAGGGGGCCGAGGTGTGGACAAGACCAATGGTGCCCCTGAACAGATAGGCCTGGATGAGAGTGGGGGTGGTGGCGGCAATGACCTCGGAGAGGTACCCACTCGTGCCGCTCCTGGGGAACCTCGCTCTGGACGGGGCCCTCTCAGTTCTGCACCAG AAATTGTACACGAGGACTTGAAGATGGGGTCTGATGGGGAAAGTGACCAGGCTTCAGCCACGTCCTCCGATGAGGTGCAGTCGCCAGTGAGGGTGCGCATGCGCAACCATCCCCCACGCAAGATCTCCACTGAG GACATCAACAAGCGCCTATCACTACCAGCCGACATCCGGCTGCCTGAGGGCTACCTTGAGAAGCTGACCCTCAATAGCCCCATCTTCGACAAGCCCCTCAGCCGCCGCCTCCGCCGTGTCAGCCTG TCTGAGATTGGCTTTGGGAAACTGGAGACCTACATCAAGCTAGACAAGCTGGGAGAG GGTACCTATGCCACCGTCTACAAAGGCAAAAGCAAGCTCACGGACAACCTTGTGGCACTCAAGGAGATCAGACTGGAACACGAAGAAGGGGCACCCTGCACCGCCATCCGGGAAG TGTCCCTGCTCAAGGACCTCAAACATGCCAACATCGTCACGCTACATGACATTATCCACACGGAGAAGTCCCTCACCCTTGTCTTTGAGTACCTG GACAAGGACCTGAAGCAGTACCTGGATGACTGTGGGAATGTCATCAACATGCACAACGTGAAA CTGTTCCTGTTCCAGCTGCTTCGTGGCCTGGCCTACTGCCACCGGCAGAAGGTGCTACACCGAGACCTCAAGCCCCAAAACCTGCTCATCAACGAGAGAGGAGAGCTCAAGCTGGCCGACTTTG GCCTGGCCCGGGCCAAGTCAATTCCAACGAAGACCTACTCCAATGAGGTGGTGACACTGTGGTACCGGCCCCCCGACATCCTGCTTGGGTCCACGGACTACTCTACCCAGATTGACATGTG GGGTGTGGGCTGCATCTTCTATGAGATGGCCACAGGCCGGCCCCTCTTCCCAGGCTCCACGGTGGAGGAACAGCTGCATTTCATCTTCCGTATCTTAG GAACCCCAACTGAGGAGACGTGGCCAGGCATTCTGTCCAACGAAGAATTTAAGACATACAACTACCCCAAGTATCGAGCCGAGGCCCTTTTGAGCCATGCACCCCG ACTTGACAGCGACGGGGCTGACCTCCTCACTAAGCTGCTGCAG TTTGAAGGTCGCAATCGGATCTCCGCAGAGGATGCCATGAAACATCCATTCTTCCTCAGTCTGGGGGAGCGGATCCACAAACTTCCTGACA CTACTTCCATATTTGCACTAAAGGAGATCCAGCTACAAAAGGAGGCCGGCCTTCGGTCTTCGTCAATGCCTGACTCAG GCAGGCCAGCTTTCCGCGTGGTGGACACCGAGTTCTAA
- the CDK16 gene encoding cyclin-dependent kinase 16 isoform X3, giving the protein MWGWCRRNMPFYGHARGRISGPAVLGEPRAPSTDGYISAAAPESACCGGLCSHSEAAPIRASTSPVGPLPSASHPGLNTQVAMDRMKKIKRQLSMTLRGGREIVHEDLKMGSDGESDQASATSSDEVQSPVRVRMRNHPPRKISTEDINKRLSLPADIRLPEGYLEKLTLNSPIFDKPLSRRLRRVSLSEIGFGKLETYIKLDKLGEGTYATVYKGKSKLTDNLVALKEIRLEHEEGAPCTAIREVSLLKDLKHANIVTLHDIIHTEKSLTLVFEYLDKDLKQYLDDCGNVINMHNVKLFLFQLLRGLAYCHRQKVLHRDLKPQNLLINERGELKLADFGLARAKSIPTKTYSNEVVTLWYRPPDILLGSTDYSTQIDMWGVGCIFYEMATGRPLFPGSTVEEQLHFIFRILGTPTEETWPGILSNEEFKTYNYPKYRAEALLSHAPRSSCPCGRLDSDGADLLTKLLQFEGRNRISAEDAMKHPFFLSLGERIHKLPDTTSIFALKEIQLQKEAGLRSSSMPDSGRPAFRVVDTEF; this is encoded by the exons ATGTGGGGCTGGTGCCGGCGGAATATGCCATTCTACGGGCATGCCCGGGGCCGTATCAGTGGCCCCGCGGTCCTGGGCGAGCCCCGAGCCCCATCTACAGATGGGTACATCTCTGCCGCCGCACCTGAAAGTGCCTGCTGTGGAGGCCTCTGCTCCCACAGTGAGGCTGCCCCCATACGGGCCAGCACTTCACCAGTTGGTCCCTTACCCtcagccagccacccaggcctcAATACCCAG GTCGCCATGGATCGGATGAAGAAGATCAAGCGGCAGCTGTCGATGACACTCCGAGGGGGCCGAG AAATTGTACACGAGGACTTGAAGATGGGGTCTGATGGGGAAAGTGACCAGGCTTCAGCCACGTCCTCCGATGAGGTGCAGTCGCCAGTGAGGGTGCGCATGCGCAACCATCCCCCACGCAAGATCTCCACTGAG GACATCAACAAGCGCCTATCACTACCAGCCGACATCCGGCTGCCTGAGGGCTACCTTGAGAAGCTGACCCTCAATAGCCCCATCTTCGACAAGCCCCTCAGCCGCCGCCTCCGCCGTGTCAGCCTG TCTGAGATTGGCTTTGGGAAACTGGAGACCTACATCAAGCTAGACAAGCTGGGAGAG GGTACCTATGCCACCGTCTACAAAGGCAAAAGCAAGCTCACGGACAACCTTGTGGCACTCAAGGAGATCAGACTGGAACACGAAGAAGGGGCACCCTGCACCGCCATCCGGGAAG TGTCCCTGCTCAAGGACCTCAAACATGCCAACATCGTCACGCTACATGACATTATCCACACGGAGAAGTCCCTCACCCTTGTCTTTGAGTACCTG GACAAGGACCTGAAGCAGTACCTGGATGACTGTGGGAATGTCATCAACATGCACAACGTGAAA CTGTTCCTGTTCCAGCTGCTTCGTGGCCTGGCCTACTGCCACCGGCAGAAGGTGCTACACCGAGACCTCAAGCCCCAAAACCTGCTCATCAACGAGAGAGGAGAGCTCAAGCTGGCCGACTTTG GCCTGGCCCGGGCCAAGTCAATTCCAACGAAGACCTACTCCAATGAGGTGGTGACACTGTGGTACCGGCCCCCCGACATCCTGCTTGGGTCCACGGACTACTCTACCCAGATTGACATGTG GGGTGTGGGCTGCATCTTCTATGAGATGGCCACAGGCCGGCCCCTCTTCCCAGGCTCCACGGTGGAGGAACAGCTGCATTTCATCTTCCGTATCTTAG GAACCCCAACTGAGGAGACGTGGCCAGGCATTCTGTCCAACGAAGAATTTAAGACATACAACTACCCCAAGTATCGAGCCGAGGCCCTTTTGAGCCATGCACCCCG ATCCTCTTGTCCTTGCGGTAGACTTGACAGCGACGGGGCTGACCTCCTCACTAAGCTGCTGCAG TTTGAAGGTCGCAATCGGATCTCCGCAGAGGATGCCATGAAACATCCATTCTTCCTCAGTCTGGGGGAGCGGATCCACAAACTTCCTGACA CTACTTCCATATTTGCACTAAAGGAGATCCAGCTACAAAAGGAGGCCGGCCTTCGGTCTTCGTCAATGCCTGACTCAG GCAGGCCAGCTTTCCGCGTGGTGGACACCGAGTTCTAA
- the CDK16 gene encoding cyclin-dependent kinase 16 isoform X5 codes for MDRMKKIKRQLSMTLRGGRGVDKTNGAPEQIGLDESGGGGGNDLGEVPTRAAPGEPRSGRGPLSSAPEIVHEDLKMGSDGESDQASATSSDEVQSPVRVRMRNHPPRKISTEDINKRLSLPADIRLPEGYLEKLTLNSPIFDKPLSRRLRRVSLSEIGFGKLETYIKLDKLGEGTYATVYKGKSKLTDNLVALKEIRLEHEEGAPCTAIREVSLLKDLKHANIVTLHDIIHTEKSLTLVFEYLDKDLKQYLDDCGNVINMHNVKLFLFQLLRGLAYCHRQKVLHRDLKPQNLLINERGELKLADFGLARAKSIPTKTYSNEVVTLWYRPPDILLGSTDYSTQIDMWGVGCIFYEMATGRPLFPGSTVEEQLHFIFRILGTPTEETWPGILSNEEFKTYNYPKYRAEALLSHAPRSSCPCGRLDSDGADLLTKLLQFEGRNRISAEDAMKHPFFLSLGERIHKLPDTTSIFALKEIQLQKEAGLRSSSMPDSGRPAFRVVDTEF; via the exons ATGGATCGGATGAAGAAGATCAAGCGGCAGCTGTCGATGACACTCCGAGGGGGCCGAGGTGTGGACAAGACCAATGGTGCCCCTGAACAGATAGGCCTGGATGAGAGTGGGGGTGGTGGCGGCAATGACCTCGGAGAGGTACCCACTCGTGCCGCTCCTGGGGAACCTCGCTCTGGACGGGGCCCTCTCAGTTCTGCACCAG AAATTGTACACGAGGACTTGAAGATGGGGTCTGATGGGGAAAGTGACCAGGCTTCAGCCACGTCCTCCGATGAGGTGCAGTCGCCAGTGAGGGTGCGCATGCGCAACCATCCCCCACGCAAGATCTCCACTGAG GACATCAACAAGCGCCTATCACTACCAGCCGACATCCGGCTGCCTGAGGGCTACCTTGAGAAGCTGACCCTCAATAGCCCCATCTTCGACAAGCCCCTCAGCCGCCGCCTCCGCCGTGTCAGCCTG TCTGAGATTGGCTTTGGGAAACTGGAGACCTACATCAAGCTAGACAAGCTGGGAGAG GGTACCTATGCCACCGTCTACAAAGGCAAAAGCAAGCTCACGGACAACCTTGTGGCACTCAAGGAGATCAGACTGGAACACGAAGAAGGGGCACCCTGCACCGCCATCCGGGAAG TGTCCCTGCTCAAGGACCTCAAACATGCCAACATCGTCACGCTACATGACATTATCCACACGGAGAAGTCCCTCACCCTTGTCTTTGAGTACCTG GACAAGGACCTGAAGCAGTACCTGGATGACTGTGGGAATGTCATCAACATGCACAACGTGAAA CTGTTCCTGTTCCAGCTGCTTCGTGGCCTGGCCTACTGCCACCGGCAGAAGGTGCTACACCGAGACCTCAAGCCCCAAAACCTGCTCATCAACGAGAGAGGAGAGCTCAAGCTGGCCGACTTTG GCCTGGCCCGGGCCAAGTCAATTCCAACGAAGACCTACTCCAATGAGGTGGTGACACTGTGGTACCGGCCCCCCGACATCCTGCTTGGGTCCACGGACTACTCTACCCAGATTGACATGTG GGGTGTGGGCTGCATCTTCTATGAGATGGCCACAGGCCGGCCCCTCTTCCCAGGCTCCACGGTGGAGGAACAGCTGCATTTCATCTTCCGTATCTTAG GAACCCCAACTGAGGAGACGTGGCCAGGCATTCTGTCCAACGAAGAATTTAAGACATACAACTACCCCAAGTATCGAGCCGAGGCCCTTTTGAGCCATGCACCCCG ATCCTCTTGTCCTTGCGGTAGACTTGACAGCGACGGGGCTGACCTCCTCACTAAGCTGCTGCAG TTTGAAGGTCGCAATCGGATCTCCGCAGAGGATGCCATGAAACATCCATTCTTCCTCAGTCTGGGGGAGCGGATCCACAAACTTCCTGACA CTACTTCCATATTTGCACTAAAGGAGATCCAGCTACAAAAGGAGGCCGGCCTTCGGTCTTCGTCAATGCCTGACTCAG GCAGGCCAGCTTTCCGCGTGGTGGACACCGAGTTCTAA